A genomic stretch from Chitinophaga agri includes:
- a CDS encoding ribonuclease H-like YkuK family protein, which translates to MKWRRFNGEPIQLPIKEEVRQAIIRETGKGFHLKVCIGTDSQVKGLETEFATVIVFLREGHGGFMFIHNDKTRDVYSIKERMLIEVAKSIEIAYELCDMFTQYDVDMEVHADINTNPQFKSNLALREAMGYILGMGFAFKAKPDAFASSCCADKVVN; encoded by the coding sequence ATGAAATGGAGAAGATTCAACGGCGAACCTATTCAGTTGCCCATTAAGGAAGAAGTGCGCCAGGCAATTATCCGGGAGACCGGTAAGGGATTTCATCTGAAAGTGTGTATTGGTACAGATTCACAGGTAAAAGGCCTGGAGACCGAATTTGCAACAGTGATCGTTTTTCTGCGTGAAGGGCATGGAGGATTCATGTTTATCCACAATGACAAAACACGTGATGTCTATTCTATCAAAGAGCGTATGCTCATTGAAGTAGCCAAGAGTATTGAGATCGCCTATGAGCTGTGCGACATGTTTACGCAATATGATGTAGATATGGAAGTACATGCAGACATTAACACTAATCCGCAGTTCAAGAGTAACCTGGCGTTGCGTGAAGCGATGGGTTATATACTGGGAATGGGGTTTGCATTTAAAGCCAAACCAGACGCTTTTGCGAGCAGCTGTTGCGCTGATAAGGTGGTGAACTAA
- the yihA gene encoding ribosome biogenesis GTP-binding protein YihA/YsxC, producing MIIKSAEYLISNVDWQKCPTPNLPEYAFIGRSNVGKSSLINMLANNEKLAKTSGTPGKTQLINHFLINGAWYLVDLPGYGFAKVSQSQRRSWEQMIENYLRKRENLVNIFVLIDSRHTPQKLDIEFINQLGEWQIPFALVFTKADKSTQAETSRNIKAFLNKLRESWEFLPAHFVTSTIKKMGRDAILSFIDENNMQFRAIAEK from the coding sequence ATGATTATTAAATCTGCGGAATACCTTATCAGCAATGTTGACTGGCAGAAATGCCCTACTCCCAACCTCCCGGAATACGCCTTTATCGGTCGTTCCAATGTGGGTAAGTCCTCTTTGATCAACATGCTGGCAAACAATGAAAAGCTGGCAAAAACCTCGGGTACCCCTGGTAAGACCCAGCTTATCAACCATTTCCTGATCAATGGTGCCTGGTACCTCGTCGATCTGCCTGGATATGGTTTTGCAAAGGTAAGTCAGTCCCAGCGCCGGTCATGGGAACAGATGATCGAGAATTATCTCCGGAAACGGGAAAATCTGGTGAATATATTTGTACTGATAGACAGCCGCCATACTCCTCAGAAACTGGATATCGAATTTATTAATCAGCTGGGCGAATGGCAGATCCCTTTCGCACTGGTTTTTACCAAAGCTGATAAGAGTACACAGGCTGAAACCAGCCGGAATATCAAGGCATTTCTTAACAAACTGAGAGAATCATGGGAATTCCTGCCTGCCCATTTTGTGACCAGTACCATAAAGAAAATGGGTCGGGACGCCATTCTGTCATTTATTGACGAGAATAATATGCAGTTCAGGGCGATTGCAGAGAAATAG
- the ubiE gene encoding bifunctional demethylmenaquinone methyltransferase/2-methoxy-6-polyprenyl-1,4-benzoquinol methylase UbiE, with translation MSDKKIVPFATSALSKKEQVATMFNDIAHRYDFLNHFMSLGIDIQWRKKALKQLKALQPKKMLDVATGTGDFAIMANKMLQPDTITGIDISEGMLSHGREKINKLGLNNKITLQLGDSETISFPDKTFDAITVAYGVRNFEHLEKGLSEMLRVLKPGGKLVILEFSNPTVFPIKQLYNLYFRYITPLIGKWIAKSEAAYTYLPESVKAFPQGQEMCNILTNTGFQAVTCKKLTFGISSIYCGSR, from the coding sequence ATGTCAGACAAGAAGATTGTACCATTCGCCACATCAGCATTAAGCAAGAAGGAACAGGTAGCGACCATGTTCAACGACATCGCACACCGTTACGATTTCCTTAACCATTTTATGTCATTAGGCATTGATATTCAATGGCGTAAAAAGGCATTGAAGCAATTAAAGGCTTTACAGCCGAAAAAGATGCTGGATGTGGCTACAGGTACCGGGGATTTTGCCATCATGGCCAATAAAATGTTGCAACCCGATACAATCACTGGTATTGACATTTCAGAAGGCATGCTCTCTCATGGCCGTGAAAAGATCAACAAACTGGGTCTGAACAATAAAATTACCCTACAGCTTGGCGACAGTGAGACAATAAGTTTTCCTGATAAGACGTTTGATGCAATAACGGTCGCTTACGGCGTACGTAACTTCGAACACCTGGAAAAAGGACTGTCTGAAATGTTACGCGTACTGAAACCGGGAGGAAAACTGGTAATCCTGGAATTTTCTAATCCTACAGTTTTCCCTATTAAACAATTATATAATTTATATTTTCGCTATATTACACCATTGATCGGGAAATGGATTGCAAAGAGTGAGGCGGCATATACCTATCTGCCGGAATCAGTGAAAGCGTTTCCACAAGGTCAGGAAATGTGTAATATCTTAACTAATACCGGTTTCCAAGCAGTAACATGCAAAAAACTCACATTCGGCATCAGCTCTATTTATTGCGGGTCCCGCTAG
- the porT gene encoding type IX secretion/gliding motility protein PorT/SprT, producing the protein MQKTHIRHQLYLLRVPLVLLVILWNMAGAKAQTTMYMEEHDAKPYYFGITLAGNNSNFKLYQDEIFLKQDSIMVAEPLKTFGFNLGLLGNLRLSEYFDLRFNPQLLFASKNLYYKENYPQRESTKNIESILLSFPLQIKFKSDRIGNMRVYTIGGLKYDYDLASNARARRAEDLVKIRKSDFGYEFGAGFEFYFPSFIFSPEFKISNGIGNVHVKDEHLRYSNVIDKLQSRMIVFSIHLEG; encoded by the coding sequence ATGCAAAAAACTCACATTCGGCATCAGCTCTATTTATTGCGGGTCCCGCTAGTACTTCTGGTTATCCTATGGAATATGGCCGGCGCGAAAGCGCAGACCACCATGTACATGGAAGAACATGATGCCAAGCCCTATTATTTTGGTATCACACTGGCTGGCAATAATTCCAATTTCAAGTTATACCAGGATGAGATCTTCCTAAAACAGGATTCTATCATGGTAGCAGAACCATTGAAGACTTTCGGGTTTAACCTGGGTCTGCTGGGTAACCTGCGTCTGAGTGAGTATTTTGACCTTCGTTTTAATCCGCAGTTACTATTCGCCTCCAAGAATCTCTACTATAAAGAAAACTATCCCCAGAGGGAAAGCACCAAAAACATCGAATCTATTCTGCTGAGCTTTCCGCTACAGATCAAATTCAAATCGGACCGTATCGGTAACATGCGCGTGTATACGATCGGTGGCCTGAAGTATGATTATGACCTGGCTTCCAATGCCCGCGCCCGTCGTGCAGAAGACCTGGTAAAGATCAGAAAGAGTGACTTTGGTTATGAATTTGGTGCCGGATTCGAGTTCTACTTCCCCAGTTTTATCTTCTCGCCAGAATTTAAGATCAGTAACGGTATCGGAAATGTGCATGTAAAAGATGAGCATCTCCGCTACTCCAATGTGATTGATAAATTGCAGTCCAGGATGATCGTATTCTCTATTCACCTGGAAGGCTGA
- a CDS encoding dihydroorotase — protein sequence MQNYLIRNISVVNEGTTTVQDVYIQDGRIAKIAPQINVNGQYTEINGEGKHLLPGVIDDQVHFREPGLTHKANIYTEARAAVAGGTTTFMEMPNTQPAALTQELLEDKYKIAAQHSLANYSFFMGVANDNVEEVLRTNERKDQICGVKIFMGSSTGNMLVDNYITLERIFSGSELLIATHCEDEKIIKANMEKYKQEVGADNLTVAYHPIIRNEEACFESSLAAIQFAKKFNARLHILHITTERELQLFSNMLPLAEKRITAEVCVHHLHFSADDYPKYGNLIKCNPAIKAVHNKQALWKGLLDDRLDIIATDHAPHTWEEKQQPYLQAPSGVPLVQHSLLLMLEHVKLGNITLEKMVEKMSHAPAICFQIKERGYLREGYFADCVIVDLQQATMVDKKNIYYKCGWSPFEEHTFPAAVTHTFVSGHLAYENGQFNESVTGQRITFNR from the coding sequence ATGCAAAACTACTTAATCCGCAATATATCAGTGGTCAACGAAGGGACCACCACTGTTCAGGACGTATATATACAGGATGGCCGCATTGCTAAAATTGCTCCGCAGATCAATGTAAATGGTCAGTATACTGAAATAAACGGAGAAGGCAAACACCTGCTGCCCGGTGTGATCGATGATCAGGTACATTTCCGCGAACCCGGTCTGACCCACAAGGCAAATATCTACACGGAAGCTCGTGCTGCTGTAGCCGGTGGTACCACTACCTTCATGGAAATGCCGAATACTCAGCCGGCAGCACTTACACAGGAATTACTCGAAGACAAATATAAAATTGCTGCACAGCATTCACTGGCCAACTACTCCTTCTTCATGGGCGTTGCCAATGATAATGTGGAAGAGGTGCTGCGGACCAATGAAAGGAAAGACCAGATCTGTGGTGTTAAAATATTCATGGGTTCTTCTACTGGTAACATGCTGGTGGATAACTACATCACCCTGGAGCGTATCTTCTCCGGCAGTGAACTGCTGATCGCTACGCACTGTGAGGACGAAAAGATCATCAAGGCGAACATGGAGAAGTATAAGCAGGAAGTCGGCGCTGATAACCTGACTGTTGCTTACCACCCTATCATCCGTAATGAAGAAGCCTGCTTCGAATCTTCTCTCGCAGCTATACAGTTTGCGAAAAAATTCAACGCAAGACTGCATATCCTGCACATCACCACCGAGCGCGAATTACAGCTGTTCAGCAATATGCTTCCGCTGGCAGAAAAGCGTATCACAGCAGAAGTATGTGTACATCACCTGCATTTCTCAGCTGATGACTATCCGAAATACGGCAACCTGATCAAGTGTAATCCTGCCATTAAAGCGGTACACAACAAACAGGCCCTGTGGAAAGGACTGCTCGACGACAGACTGGACATCATTGCCACTGACCACGCACCTCATACGTGGGAAGAAAAACAACAGCCTTATCTGCAGGCGCCGTCCGGTGTTCCGTTAGTACAGCATAGCTTACTCCTCATGCTGGAACACGTAAAACTGGGCAATATCACCCTGGAGAAAATGGTGGAAAAGATGTCTCATGCACCAGCTATCTGTTTCCAGATCAAGGAAAGAGGTTACCTGCGTGAAGGCTATTTTGCTGACTGTGTGATTGTTGATCTGCAGCAGGCGACGATGGTCGATAAAAAGAACATCTACTATAAATGCGGCTGGTCTCCGTTTGAGGAACATACCTTCCCGGCAGCTGTTACCCATACCTTCGTAAGTGGTCATCTTGCTTATGAAAATGGCCAGTTCAATGAATCAGTAACTGGTCAGCGAATCACTTTCAATCGCTAA